The Gossypium raimondii isolate GPD5lz chromosome 2, ASM2569854v1, whole genome shotgun sequence genome segment AGCCTTCAGCTACTCTAAGGCTACTAATTACATGAGAATTGCACGGGCCAAATTATCCCTTGCACACTTAAATTGTTATACATTTTGGTCATTATTcacaatttctattatttttttaataagttcTGATTATATTTACTTGACATAATGCTTAAAATTACACATAGTCCCTCCTCAATTTATAAACAAGAGAACAATGCATTTTAGTACACTCGAACACATGTCTTCttgtattgacaacaatattcATGATAATgaagttaagactcaatcggttGGTcattattcataattaaaatataataaaatgaaataataaattacatatgattaaaaataagcaactaactaaaaaaaagtataaatatgcaGGTGTTTGAAGACATTCCTAAAGAGTCATTATTTGTTGTTGAGATTAATAGAAtagtaaattttggtttagacaatttgttgattaaaaaaaaagcaactAACAATGAAGTAAGGTGAATTAATTAACTTTTGATAAAAACACAAGTTtacattaattcaatttattgcTTATTATCTCGAAAAATAAGCTTTTTAATTGGGCCGGACTCTCACAGCAATCTATTTTTCTCCTCTATTTTCTTCTCTTAACCCTAAAGCCCGCCCAAAACTGAATCCTACGATACCATTTATACTAATAACATTACAGTCTTTAAGTTATAGGGTTTTTACACTCTACTTAGTCCCTCCATCGAAGCCGCCCCGAGAAAGGAAGCAGAGGGCAAGCAAAATGAAGACCATTCTTTCTTCAGAGACAATGGACATCCCTGATGGGGTTGCTATTAAGGTGAAGGCCAAGATGATCGAGGTTGAAGGTCCCAGGGGTAAGCTCATCCGTAACTTCAAGCACCTCAACCTCGATTTTCACCTCATCAAGGACGAGGAGAGCGGCAAGCGCAAGCTCAGGATCGAGGCTTGGTTTGGCTCCAGAAAGACTAGCGCCGCCATCCGTACTGCTCTCAGCCACGTTGAGAATCTCATCACCGGCGTCACCAAGGGTTACCGTTACAAGATGAGGTTTGTTTATGCTCATTTTCCGATCAACGCCTCCATCACTAACGGCAACAAGTCCATCGAGATCCGTAATTTCCTTGGCGAGAAGAAGgtcttctctctttctctctctctccgTCTTTTTAATCTCTTATTGAATCGAAATCACATTGTCACTGTTGATTTAATtccctttatttgttttttttttgtttgaatgaggcatttattattgtttttatcatatattagggctttttttgtttcattttctttttggccTATTCAAGCGTACGGTGTTGTTGAAATGCTACATTAAGAGCATACATTGATTcatatattttgtttgtttaatgtCAACACCCTTAGGACTTGATGTAAACctaaaattcttatattttctGGAGTTCTGGTTGCATTGACTGATGTTGAGGAATGGGAGgcattgtttttacatattgAACCAAATTGTTCATGTTTTAGGGTTCAAGTAACCAAATATGAAACATGTTCAAGAGTTTGATAAGTTCCTTGTATTCCAATGACATTATGTTAACGTTTGCACCGGTGAACATCAGGTGCGAAAGGTGGATATGTTGGAAGGGGTATCCATTGTTCGATCAGAGAAGGTTAAAGACGAGATCGTGTTGGATGGTAACGATATCGAACTTGTGTCACGCTCGGCAGCTTTGATAAACCAGGTAGGCCCTCTGTCGATCCCTTTTAAACACTGAGATTGAAGCTGGAGATGATTGATATTTGGTATTTATGTTGATGAATGTGAGTTTTGATTGGAACAGAAATGCCATGTGAAGAACAAGGATATTAGAAAGTTCCTTGATGGTATCTATGTTAGCGAGAAGGGCAGGATCGCTGAAGAAGAATGATTGGTATGGTATCTCTTGTTTCATAGTGTTATAATGCTGTTTTGGTTTTCAGACTTTAGATTATAAGGATGTTATCTTATATTTGTTTCATCTTTATGTTTTGCGACATTGAGCTCCTTTCATCAATGACTTGGAATGCAATTTTTCGGCAACCCTTTTGCTGCAATTTAAGAAGGCATGAAAACCTTTGGTTTAAAGACTTGATTATCATCCAAATTATCGAAAATAAGATaagatatgatatatttaagcattttagGATATATTCTGAAAAAGAATGCTAccataaacaaatatttttttaagaagcCTTACGTataatatttaaagttcaaatatgataatttgacaattttaaccTTACGTTTTCAAATAAGAAGTTCCATTCgcatgcaaaataaaataaggggTCAAAAACGAACGTCGGTAGCACTGTCACCAGTTCAAAGCGGAGTGCTGAAACTCGTAGCACTGGTGTCCTGTAGAAAGTTGGAGGAGGGTCAGTTGAGAAGCGGTGCGTCGGCAGTCACACCAACCCATGGCTGAAAAAGGATGACAAAAGAAAAAAcgaaaggaaaaaggaaagggaGAGGGAAATCGTGCAGCCCAAGGAGGGGGAGGCAGGCTACTGATTCGGAAAAGTTGGtattaaatattcatttaaagagctattaaataatttttatatattttcaatggGTAAACTATGGTAGAGGTTAACCAattatagttttctttttcttttttatagtcaatttttaaaagttacaaaataatttttcaactattaataaatttatttatttattgtcatttaactataaaaagttgcaaaataatcatctaactatttaatttttgtattttatggtCATTAGTTGACCTGCgtagaaataaaaatatccaaaaattaaagataGTTGCTTGACTAAAAAAGACAATTGAATATTTgagtaattattttgtaatttttcataattgggtaatcaaaaaagaaaattattaatagttgaatgacaatttgtaaattttcatagtTGGGTGGCTACGAAAGTAGTTTAGCCATTTTTAACTTACTCTAAGCCTTCAAACCATGGCAGTGAGTACCATACCAAATAGTACGTACTGTTTCGATCTTAAACCGATACCAAGTTTTATATGTTctgttttggttaaattttcGATGTGTTTCGATCAATATTGAATTGTACCAACCTGTACCGGTTGAtacaatattttgatattttaaaccaacttttaaattttattcctaaccattttaatttttctacaattatagttagtaaataaaattattgaacctaattattaattctaaaacatatatttacatataaatatatttatatgaatgtAATTAAGATATATTTGTATGTATATgtgatatataatttatttatttttaccaaaataatatataatttattaagaaactaaaaataagactataaatatatatgtaaaaaatatttaaatgtatatataatttatcaagaaattaaaaattagattataaatatatatgtgaaaaatatttaaaaacatcgATAAACCCAAAGCGGTACATTGAAATATGCCAATATTGGTACGTATCAGTATCAAGACTAAAACGGTACACCTATTGGTAGGGTATTGACTACTTTGCCTTAAACACTTTTATGCAATCAAGGGGGCGTTTGTTTCATGGAAAATGCTTTCTgcatttctctattttttatttcgtgAAAAACAACTTGgtaaatagaaaataacttACAAGTCAATAGAAaataagtcttttttttttttgaaaaattaatttacccttttgaaaagcgtaaataattttttttccaaaaatgagCTCCTTCGtgaataacttaattttatataaaaataatttgaatcaagtatgatattattatattaataataaattttaaaatttaaattttaaatatattaaaatattatatcaaatattataatattcaataccattaaacataaatatttaattatttatatttaataataaaataaattattattttaataaattatttaatattaaaattttatataaataataaatttacattaataataattttaaattttaaataatattcttaatatattattaaagaaattcatgttaatattttgataataaatatatattacaatttataaatattcaataataaatgttttatattataaaatatgaaaattttaataatataaatatgaatgtttaAATCATGCTTAGCTTTATTTACACCTTCCAACACCAATGTGTCGCTATCCACttcatatatgtaatatatataatatgtaatttaaattaagctttaattaatcattgtttattataaaatattatcttattataaaataaattttgattgtcaaaagaaaatgcttctataatattttgcaacaaataaatttatgttgTGCTTGTTtcactaaaacaatttttaaaaatgatttaatgaaaatttagcaaacaaaggaaaatattttacacagaatCATctaaacaccagaaaatataagttttttcaaaaaatcaatctattttccagaaatcattttctaAAAACTGTTTTTAGTGAAACAAACATAGCCTaagttaatttgattttgaactTGTATCTTTCGAGAGCTTACAAAAATATTGGTGCCAAGCACACCGTGTCAATTGAGTTTTTAGCTTAGTTGGCACTATTGTTATTACAACAACTAAAAATACATGGATTTGAGCATGCTGAAGTATatgttaacttttttaatacttaattgGTTATAAGTAACtaatgtatttatattaaagGTTTCTAGCGTTCGGTACGGTGAAAAGTGGTCACTATATTATTGTGTTTAGCGCTAAAaactattagtatttttttaaaaaaagaatgggGAGTTATCACTATCTGAATGTTCTTTAGTTCGAAAGGCATCATTTTATAGTAGAACAATTTGTCTTTTGTAATGAATGCTATCTTTTCTTAATCGTCCAGatccatgaaaatttaattgtacCCGAAGAAAGCATCCATAAAACTCATGAATTCTTGCCCTACTAAGACGTTAACCAATCGATCAATCAAGGGAAATAGGAAACATCGTTCGGGCAGGCCTTGTTCAAATTTGTgaaatccacacacattcgccACTTATTCCCATATTTGGGAaccatcaccacatttgagacCCAGTTTGGATAAGTAACATTGCGAACAAACCCTGCAGCCAACAATTTACTTATTATCTTGCCACTGCCACTGTCACTGTCTCCGAAAAGAatcacattttcttttgtttcactGGGTGGGCATTGGGATACAATCCCAAGGATTGTTGAATAATGGAGGGGTGTATGATCACCATGTCAGCAACAAACCAAGCGAAGACATCCTTGCACTTAACTAGCAAAGTGTAACACCCTGCCTGACTCGATCGCCGGGTTCAATCTACAAGATGTGACATCCGTTGCTGGAGCAACTACCATCAAATATTCAGAAAACAAATCATTCAAACATCCAATAATAACATAAACACATTCACATCATGATATACAATATTTTCCTAGTCtcaatcgagcttacgaaagctcttttgttgGCCTGAGCataaaataggaccaaattgtaaagtttcaaaatttcagaTCGACGTCACGATGTGACATGCTGAATTggcctcgttgtgatgaaaagGTTCCTTGTCATGCCAGGACTTAAAGTCTAGACCTCGTCAAGACGACCATCGCCCGACATTGCGATGTGAACTCTGTTTTTGGTACAAATTAGATCATTTGGTACCTATCTCCTAGCCATAATTCAAACTTACTAATTGATGCATATTTGCACAACCTCTCCTAcataaaaacatatcaaaacacaTTCCCAATATTGCATTCAACCATTTCCCAATCAACCAATCCAATATACctcaatttggtaccaaatcATACCAATTCAACTTATTGAATCACAAACCAATCAAACGTTCATAGAGCCATTCAATACCTTGATTTTAACCATGTAAATTCATACTCAACTATGTCATTTCAAGTGCCACACATATAGCTTGAAATGTTACCAAAACATTCATGTGTAATAGACATTAACCTTATCAAAGATCAAACATTATaaaagattcaaccatataaacTTCTAAGTTAACAAAAGTATAAGACCTATATATATGCCACAAAAATGAGCTTCAAAATGATTAAAAGGCTACCGAATTGATAATAGGATATTGTTAGCTTCTCGACAATCCGCTTGACACGTTTCACAAGTTGGAAATCTATAGGGAAAGGGAAAACAACAAGGTAAACATatcgaatgcttagtaagtaCATAGACATTAAACAACAACTTACCtccatttacaatttaatatgaTAAGCTACTAGCTTGACAAGTTTGCCTAAACATGACAACCACATATCAACAAggtgagtttaacatataaCCGTATCATATagtaattcaaacatataacatTACAGTTCACTTATAATcaacatttaatcaattaaatatcaTATTCCAATCATATTCCAAATTGAATCGATTGATTTGTCACATTCTTATATCAAAAGAAGAGGACTTGTATCCAGTTTGCATAATCTTTTGTATACTATcgaaattcatatattataactcttattttaacCATTATTTTACAATATCAAATCAATTGATATACCATTATaatctttacattttatatCTCTATTAATTTGACTCAGACTCGAACGGATACacgaatccaaccaacacaccaatttgatACCTAGTGCTTTGTTGGACAATCCCAAAGTAATTAGTTTGCGCCCAACGTTCATCAATATAATCAAGGTAAAAGTTGTGCCCAACACTCATTGACACGTAGTCGAAGTAACCCGTACTCTgtctatcctatggcatgccaactatattcgacTCTGCCTGAgcagttaatagggtaaccaataatccaatttcattataagtttGAATCCCATTCTAATGATATCAATAtcaattcatcaatcaaaataCCATTTCATACATAGCGTAGCATGATTTGTCACAATTCCAagcaaatttcataatttcataaagttatactattttcaattttattcaatttaatcttctatctcgataatcaatcaaattcataaCAATATGATTCGATCAGTCATaatcaattattaattaattaaatacccCAAAATTTAGttcatcatattcaatttatcaattaatttttcgttttttacaatttagttcatatctcaccttttgtaccaaattgcaaataattcaaattacaaTAAAACATACACAAActcataattcaaatataaaaatttaaataaaatcataccatatgaacttacagacaaaatcaacaattaagtTGGAACTTCAAGgacaattcaacaatttttgtcttttccttgattatttctaatttggtccaattttttatctaaaaattattcaattgaatttatcaattccaaacattTTATAACATCTAATTATAAGTAtgaatcaattcaatttttatttttcaaattccattgaatttttcattttattcaatttagtctctaaaattgAATTTGCGATATCTTTCAAACTTGAGCTTCGATTTGAAATTGATCTAAATTAAATCCGTCTAAGACTCACTACTAtcaataattatagaaaatttacaccaattttgaaatttatacactttagtccatatgttcaaaaactaataattaaaccttacaaactagtcatttttcacttctaagtttaaaatctaaccattcaacaccaatttcatcaaaaactcaTCTATAGAAACTTTAacaactttaacagttttacaaattaatacaCGGGTTGTGATACAAGTGTTAAGGCCTAACTTCAGGCTAATGGATGTGATGGGCTTACACTGCCTCAAGGCCCAACAATAAGGTCAAAGATCAAGAAAATCAAACCAAGATTCGACCAAAGCCAGTATACAAGGATGAATCTTTTTAAGGAAACGGGGAATGATACATGTATGGAATGGGTGAAATGTATTAAAGTCAATTCAACCATGCTGTTAATTTTCAAGCTGAAAAGATTATTCAACTTGCGACAAATATTTATATGGGATCCAGATATTTATGGTTTAAGATGTCTTCATAGAGTTCAAATATCTACATCTTAGATTTGAAATGCACTTTAAATCACTTAATTTCGATCTCAGGAACTCGAGTTAtgaccgttttagtgaagaatGCACGAGTAGAATTTATGGACAGGATTATGACGGGAATACGAGGTTTGGGCTTTTATTTCGAGTTTAAATCGTATTGGGTCCTgattttaagcttaattttgttatacatgagcccaatattgtatttatcaactcttattttttattttgatttttttataattattaagtatttaaagttatttaggatttttatgtcaacaagaaaatttagtttaaaactacttcttgtttatgttaattagggttctagtatacttaagagttttatttagatttatttagctagcctatgtaAAGGCCTTTGAATtgtacacacacacacaaaaagatgaattgattattattcaacaacttctcttttgagttaataaattcccattgagtttttcttttcaagaaattttcttcagttttcttttagaaaagttttaacaatcttttcagattgtggagatcatcttcaaacttttttttttgctatgttttctttcttggaggggaaattagagccatttgaaggggttgtggattctttttGTTTCCAGGGCTCTTTAGGACTTCTACACGCCACGTTCCATCTTTTCtatctatcttctttattttcttctttattgttataagttttgatttattattctattttatttatcttatctatttattacaaatgtttttttcttcaatttttttgtctGACTTGGATTCGTTTGTGTTTCAGGTTAtgtcaaaattcaagtttatttcTGAACatctagagccctaagtcaaataCGCGACTCAGACAAACTTTACAATCCTCTTCTACTGTTTCCACACTCATCCACTCTCATCcttatcatttggtattagattTTTTGGCATTTTAGGTGTTCTTATAAATTGATTTCCAGCAAACAGcctcaaaacaaattttttatccaaaaattttttggaaaaaaatattttttagtggGTAAGCATTTTTCAAaggatctaaaattttacatactaGTTCTTGGCACtcttttagaatatttaaaagaattccCACAAAAAAGTGATCGAAAAActgcaaaaatagaaaaatacaaaaaaaataattaaaaaaattaaaaaatatattttttgggttCAATTTTGTGCAAAAACAGATCAGATCTAAATTATTTGAGGAGGCTCTAgcttaaattttttgatttttggaaATAGGGAACATCTCGAATGAAGTTTGTTAAGTTGCTTTACAATTTTCAGGTTTCATGGATCTTCA includes the following:
- the LOC105788139 gene encoding 60S ribosomal protein L9 — encoded protein: MKTILSSETMDIPDGVAIKVKAKMIEVEGPRGKLIRNFKHLNLDFHLIKDEESGKRKLRIEAWFGSRKTSAAIRTALSHVENLITGVTKGYRYKMRFVYAHFPINASITNGNKSIEIRNFLGEKKVRKVDMLEGVSIVRSEKVKDEIVLDGNDIELVSRSAALINQKCHVKNKDIRKFLDGIYVSEKGRIAEEE